In Vigna angularis cultivar LongXiaoDou No.4 chromosome 8, ASM1680809v1, whole genome shotgun sequence, one DNA window encodes the following:
- the LOC108344518 gene encoding receptor-like protein kinase FERONIA yields MGRRVFFSFSLPCFVFLVRARSKSNPWPLKLPTNTLIRRFSIITIKAVTNNFDDASLVGFGGFGHVYRGLIRGIFIPVAHKHLIQGSNGAEKFSKVALKRHKPGSKQGVEEFLNEIKMLSQLRHRNLVRLIGYCKTEKEMILVYKFMARGNLRDHLYNSDKPSLPWKRRLQICIDVAHALHYLHCCANKFSIIHSDVKTTNILLDEEWVAKVSDFGLSKIGPMGESKVNVCPTAVKGSFGYIDPEYHRRQHLTEKSDVYSFGVVLFEVLCARPPLIRTTDPRQESLGNWVRYCYENGTMAEIMDPTLSGKIAPNCFRMFCDTGVSCLSEIGTQRPSMNDVVQMLGYALLLQEKAEISVY; encoded by the coding sequence ATGGGCAGGAGGGTATTCTTCTCCTTCTCGCTTCCTTGTTTCGTCTTTCTTGTGAGGGCAAGATCCAAGTCCAATCCATGGCCACTAAAGCTGCCAACCAACACGCTCATCCGACGCTTCTCCATCATCACGATCAAAGCCGTCACCAACAATTTCGACGACGCTTCCCTCGTCGGCTTCGGGGGATTCGGCCACGTGTACAGGGGCTTAATCCGCGGAATTTTCATCCCAGTGGCTCATAAGCACTTAATACAGGGTTCGAATGGCGCTGAAAAGTTCTCGAAGGTGGCTCTCAAGCGCCACAAACCGGGTTCAAAGCAGGGCGTTGAAGAATTTCTGAACGAGATCAAAATGCTCTCGCAGCTCCGCCATCGCAATCTCGTTCGACTCATCGGTTACTGCAAAACCGAGAAGGAGATGATCTTGGTCTATAAATTCATGGCACGTGGCAACCTCCGTGACCATCTCTACAACAGCGACAAACCTTCCTTGCCATGGAAGCGACGCTTGCAGATCTGTATCGACGTTGCGCACGCGCTGCATTATCTTCACTGCTGCGCCAATAAATTCTCGATAATCCACAGCGATGTGAAAACCACGAACATCTTGTTGGACGAGGAGTGGGTGGCCAAGGTATCGGACTTTGGACTTTCCAAAATTGGGCCCATGGGAGAGTCGAAGGTCAATGTCTGCCCCACCGCTGTGAAGGGTAGCTTTGGATATATAGATCCAGAATATCATAGACGACAACATTTGACGGAAAAGTCTGACGTGTACTCTTTCGGGGTAGTGTTATTCGAGGTACTGTGCGCTCGCCCGCCTCTCATTCGCACGACGGATCCGAGACAAGAATCACTCGGTAATTGGGTTAGGTACTGTTACGAAAATGGAACCATGGCAGAGATAATGGACCCCACGTTGAGTGGAAAGATTGCGCCTAATTGCTTTAGAATGTTTTGCGATACTGGGGTGAGTTGTTTATCAGAAATTGGGACACAGAGACCGTCTATGAACGACGTCGTTCAGATGCTAGGGTATGCCCTACTACTACAAGAAAAGGCAGAAATTAGTGtgtattaa
- the LOC108345832 gene encoding PI-PLC X domain-containing protein At5g67130, whose amino-acid sequence MGFRVFMLLAVMLLLCYRVDAACSNGNCKLDDECSSNGDCEAGLYCFSCPFGYLGSRCVRSSITDQFKLINNSLPFNKYAFLTTHNAFAIDGEPSHTKVPRATITNQEDSVTQQLKNGVRALMLDTYDFNGAVWLCHSFQGQCYDFTAFEPAIDTLKEIAAFLSANPTEIVTLILEDYVKTPKGLTKVFTDAGLMKFWFPVTRMPKKGGNWPLVSDMVTKNQRLLVFTSVRAKEQSEGIAYQWNYMVENQYGDGGRKAGSCPSRAESAPLNDKSKSLVLVNYFRSAPLKAITCEDNSGGLIDMLQTCYVAAGNRWANYVAVDYYKRSEGGGSFKAVDTLNGKLLCGCNDVHACVPGSTSQACSAKKA is encoded by the exons ATGGGTTTTCGTGTGTTCATGCTTTTGGCTGTCATGCTTCTGCTGTGTTATCGTGTTGATGCTGCTTGCTCTAATGGAAACTGCAAG CTAGATGATGAGTGCTCGTCTAATGGTGATTGTGAAGCCGGACTCTACTGCTTTTCTTGCCCATTTGGGTATTTAGGCTCTAGGTGTGTGAGATCTTCCATCACAGATCAATTCAAGCTCATT AATAACTCCCTACCCTTCAACAAATATGCATTTTTGACAACGCATAACGCATTTGCCATTGATGGAGAACCATCACACACAAAAGTGCCTCGAGCTACCATCACTAACCAAGAAGACAGTGTAACCCAGCAGCTAAAG AATGGAGTTAGAGCACTAATGCTAGATACATATGATTTTAATGGAGCGGTGTGGTTGTGTCATTCATTTCAAGGCCAGTGCTATGACTTCACAGCTTTT GAACCAGCTATAGATACACTGAAGGAAATTGCAGCTTTTCTATCAGCCAATCCAACAGAAATTGTCACGCTCATATTGGAAGATTATGTTAAAACGCCAAAAGGATTGACAAAAGTCTTCACGGACGCTGGTTTGATGAAGTTTTGGTTTCCTGTGACTAGAATGCCAAAGAAAGGAGGAAACTGGCCTCTAGTGAGTGATATGGTTACAAAAAATCAAAGATTACTAGTGTTCACATCCGTCAGGGCTAAAGAACAAAGTGAAGGCATTGCATACCAGTGGAATTACATGGTTGAAAATCAGT ATGGGGATGGTGGAAGAAAAGCAGGAAGCTGTCCAAGTAGAGCAGAATCTGCTCCTCTTAATGACAAGAGCAAGTCCTTGGTGTTGGTAAACTATTTTCGGTCTGCTCCACTTAAGGCAATCACATGTGAAGATAACTCTGGAGGTCTCATTGACATGCTACAAACCTGTTATGTTGCTGCTGGCAACAGGTGGGCTAATTATGTTGCTGTTGACTATTACAAG AGAAGTGAAGGAGGAGGTTCCTTTAAAGCTGTGGATACTCTCAATGGGAAGCTCTTGTGCGGTTGTAATGATGTTCATGCCTGTGTG cCTGGATCTACTTCACAAGCTTGCTCAGCAAAGAAAGCATAG
- the LOC108345831 gene encoding receptor-like protein kinase FERONIA, which yields MRFNSVTPFKFFLHLFTLFTHLQAHTTVNNFTISCGATGTSYDGERTWTGDTGSMFFSNQDNTVSANPTPPQPNSTLQVPYNTARVSRSQFNYSFPVTPGSYFLRLFFYPASYPSFPRTQASFTVHCNQFTLYSFNADAEDSETVFREYVLNVHNSETLNLSFTPSQPNSHALINGIEVFSIPSDLYYRTACIRKRSSKLTWDFPVDSGFYYLVSLHFCKLDQNITNIADRVFCIYIGSDLADDHAEVMRWSNQGKGLAVQRNFVLLIPKKDTQEKVSLSLQLHPYFNSSNLCLNGVEIFKIRDSNNLARPNVQNGLAVGKRRNVLSIVNGTNYTTKQKIIIAGVVFVLVSFVGFAVVWCVLSKFNLRSFSTNVYQLPTNAHELSTNTLICRRLSLVEIKAATKNFDDAAVVGVGGFGHVYRGTIRRIFMPVALKHFRPGSNGPTKFLDEMEVAIKRHKPGSKQGAEEFLNEIELLSQLRHRNLVPLIGYCNSKEELILVYSFMARGNLRDHLYNSEKPPLPWKRRLQICIDAAQALHYLHCCAKTYTIIHSDVKTTNILLDEEWVAKVSDFGLSRIGPIVESKAHVCDTAMKGSFGYIDPEYYKRQYLTEKSDVYSFGVVLFEVLCARPPLIRFAEPIQESLCNWVRYCYQKGTMAQILDPSLNGKIAPKCFRMFCKIGVSCLSEIGTLRPSMNDVVGNLKYALQLQEIADISEAYSNTKNPLSG from the coding sequence ATGAGGTTCAACAGTGTGACCCCCTTCAAattcttcctccacctctttACACTCTTTACGCACCTCCAAGCTCACACCACAGTTAACAATTTCACAATCAGTTGCGGCGCCACTGGAACATCCTACGACGGTGAAAGAACATGGACAGGGGACACAGGTTCAATGTTCTTCTCTAATCAAGACAACACCGTTTCCGCTAACCCAACACCACCACAACCTAATTCCACCCTTCAAGTACCCTACAACACGGCACGTGTGTCTCGTTCCCAGTTCAATTATTCCTTCCCGGTAACCCCAGGCTCCTATTTCCTTCGCCTCTTCTTCTACCCAGCTTCTTACCCTTCCTTTCCCCGTACACAAGCATCCTTCACCGTTCATTGCAACCAGTTCACTCTCTACAGTTTCAACGCCGACGCAGAAGACTCGGAAACCGTCTTCAGAGAGTACGTGCTCAACGTTCACAACAGTGAGACACTCAACCTCAGCTTCACTCCCTCACAACCTAACTCCCACGCTCTCATCAACGGAATCGAGGTATTTTCTATCCCAAGCGATCTCTATTACAGAACAGCGTGTATCAGGAAGAGATCATCTAAGTTGACTTGGGACTTCCCCGTTGACTCTGGCTTCTACTACTTGGTTAGCCTCCACTTTTGTAAACTTGACCAGAACATTACTAACATCGCTGACAGGGTGTTCTGCATTTACATAGGGAGCGACCTGGCTGACGATCACGCTGAGGTTATGAGATGGAGCAACCAAGGTAAAGGTCTCGCTGTGCAGAGAAATTTCGTCCTTTTGATTCCCAAAAAGGATACTCAGGAAAAGGTTAGTCTCTCGCTCCAATTGCATCCTTATTTCAATTCGAGCAATCTGTGCTTGAACGGTGTCGAGATCTTCAAAATCAGAGACTCCAACAACCTCGCCAGACCGAACGTGCAGAACGGTCTTGCGGTCGGAAAGAGAAGGAACGTCTTATCAATCGTAAACGGAACGAATTACACCACAAAACAGAAAATTATCATAGCAGGGGTGGTATTCGTCTTGGTCTCGTTTGTTGGTTTCGCCGTCGTTTGGTGCGTATTATCCAAGTTCAATTTACGCTCGTTCTCAACCAATGTATACCAACTGCCAACCAATGCACACGAATTGTCAACCAACACGCTCATCTGCCGGCGTTTATCCCTCGTCGAGATCAAAGCCGCCACCAAAAACTTTGACGACGCTGCCGTGGTCGGCGTCGGGGGATTTGGCCACGTGTACAGGGGCACCATCCGAAGAATTTTCATGCCGGTGGCACTTAAGCATTTCAGACCGGGTTCAAATGGCCCTACAAAGTTCCTGGACGAGATGGAGGTGGCTATCAAGCGCCACAAACCGGGTTCAAAGCAGGGCGCAGAAGAGTTTCTGAACGAGATCGAGTTGCTCTCGCAGCTCCGCCATCGCAATCTCGTTCCACTCATCGGTTACTGCAACAGCAAGGAGGAGCTGATCCTGGTCTATAGTTTCATGGCTCGTGGCAACCTCCGCGACCATCTCTACAACAGCGAGAAACCTCCGTTGCCATGGAAGCGACGCTTGCAGATTTGTATCGACGCAGCGCAGGCGCTTCATTATCTCCACTGTTGCGCCAAAACATACACGATCATCCACAGCGACGTGAAAACCACGAACATCTTGTTGGATGAGGAGTGGGTGGCTAAGGTTTCGGACTTTGGGCTTTCCAGAATTGGACCCATAGTTGAGTCCAAGGCTCATGTCTGCGACACCGCCATGAAGGGTAGCTTTGGGTATATAGATCCAGAATATTATAAACGGCAATATTTGACGGAAAAGTCTGACGTGTACTCTTTCGGGGTAGTGTTGTTTGAGGTACTTTGCGCTCGTCCGCCGCTGATCCGCTTCGCGGAGCCAATACAAGAGTCGCTTTGTAATTGGGTTAGGTACTGTTACCAAAAAGGAACCATGGCACAGATATTGGACCCCAGCTTGAATGGGAAGATCGCGCCCAAATGCTTTAGAATGTTTTGCAAGATTGGGGTGAGTTGTTTGTCGGAAATTGGGACGCTTAGACCGTCCATGAATGATGTGGTTGGGAACCTTAAGTATGCTCTGCAACTACAAGAAATTGCAGATATTAGCGAGGCGTATTCTAATACCAAAAACCCATTGTCTGGTTAG